The Streptomyces sp. Alt3 genome has a segment encoding these proteins:
- the rsmG gene encoding 16S rRNA (guanine(527)-N(7))-methyltransferase RsmG has protein sequence MTEEAELPQAPKEAQAVFGEFLPEAVRYAELLADAGVKRGLIGPREVPRLWERHLLNCAVLSEVVPEGVTVCDVGSGAGLPGIPLALVRPDLKITLLEPLLRRTNFLQEVVELLGLDHVTVVRGRAEEVLGTLQPVHVVTARAVAPLDRLAGWGVPLLRPYGEMLALKGGTAEEEIQGARAALSKLGVVDTEVLHVGEGLVDPTSTVVRVVVGESPGGVRFAAKRAKAARVGRTRRRR, from the coding sequence GTGACGGAGGAAGCAGAGCTCCCTCAGGCGCCCAAGGAGGCGCAGGCGGTATTCGGTGAGTTCCTCCCAGAAGCTGTCAGGTACGCGGAGCTGCTCGCTGACGCGGGCGTCAAGCGTGGGCTGATCGGTCCTCGCGAGGTGCCGCGGCTCTGGGAACGCCACCTGCTGAACTGTGCGGTGCTCTCAGAGGTGGTTCCCGAGGGCGTCACGGTGTGCGACGTGGGTTCGGGCGCCGGCCTTCCCGGCATTCCGCTGGCATTGGTACGTCCCGACCTGAAGATCACGCTGCTCGAGCCGTTGCTGCGGCGTACGAACTTTCTCCAGGAGGTCGTCGAGCTCCTGGGGCTTGATCACGTGACGGTCGTTCGTGGCCGGGCTGAAGAGGTGCTGGGGACGCTGCAGCCCGTTCATGTGGTGACGGCCCGCGCCGTCGCTCCCCTCGACCGGTTGGCCGGCTGGGGTGTCCCCCTGCTTCGTCCGTATGGCGAGATGCTGGCTCTCAAGGGGGGCACAGCCGAAGAGGAGATCCAGGGGGCTCGCGCGGCGCTGAGCAAGCTCGGAGTGGTGGACACCGAGGTGCTGCACGTCGGCGAGGGTCTCGTCGATCCCACGTCCACCGTCGTTCGTGTGGTGGTCGGCGAGAGCCCCGGCGGTGTGAGGTTCGCCGCAAAGCGGGCCAAGGCTGCGAGGGTAGGCCGTACGCGGCGACGCCGTTGA
- a CDS encoding Jag family protein, whose protein sequence is MTEGTTTTAAEGSDTLTRLEQEGEIAADYLEGLLDIADLDGDIDMDVEADRAAVSIISESARDLQKLVGRDGEVLEALQELTRLAVHRETGDRSRLMLDIGGFRAKKREVLAALGAKAADEVKSSGESVKLEPMTPFERKVVHDAVAAAGLRSESEGEEPQRFVVVLPA, encoded by the coding sequence GTGACGGAAGGCACCACCACCACGGCCGCTGAGGGCAGCGACACTCTGACCCGCCTCGAACAGGAGGGGGAGATCGCGGCTGACTACCTCGAAGGCCTGCTCGACATCGCCGACCTCGACGGCGACATCGACATGGACGTGGAGGCGGACCGGGCCGCGGTCTCGATCATCAGCGAATCGGCGCGCGACCTGCAGAAGCTCGTGGGCCGAGACGGTGAGGTGCTGGAGGCGCTTCAGGAGCTGACGCGTCTGGCCGTTCACCGCGAGACCGGTGACCGCAGCCGCCTGATGCTGGACATCGGCGGCTTCCGTGCCAAGAAGCGTGAGGTTCTGGCGGCGCTGGGTGCCAAGGCCGCGGATGAGGTCAAGAGCTCGGGCGAGTCTGTGAAGCTCGAGCCGATGACGCCGTTCGAGCGCAAGGTCGTGCACGACGCGGTCGCGGCAGCGGGTCTGCGCAGCGAGTCCGAGGGCGAGGAGCCGCAGCGCTTCGTCGTCGTTCTCCCGGCCTGA
- the yidC gene encoding membrane protein insertase YidC, which produces MDTIASLFSFITTPVSWVIVQFHKLYGALFGDDTGWAWGLSIVSLVILIRICLIPLFVKQIKSTRNMQVLQPKMKAIQERYKNDKQRQSEEMMKLYKETGTNPLSSCLPILAQSPFFFALYHVLSAIASGKTIGVIDQPLLDSARQAHIFGAPLAAKFMDSEEKVSALGASLTDVRVVTAIMIVMMSASQFFTQRQLMTKNVDLTVKTPYMQQQKMLMYIFPVIFAVMGINFPVGVLVYWLTTNVWTMGQQMYVINQNPTPGSKAQDQYLNRVLKSVTSHGEVRGRTRRNTVKRIVAKGPDRNDIERKFITGLGKLGLAAQEDGTVTKSEAAVLEAEGGAAPKRQQPKRQTKAKRHTAATPPGTAKSSGSTDSEAKTSLEKQDASQDDKPKSADKPAASGSSRQAKSGQRKGPQRPKHPSKK; this is translated from the coding sequence GTGGACACGATTGCCAGTCTGTTCAGCTTTATCACCACGCCTGTTTCATGGGTCATCGTCCAGTTCCACAAGCTGTACGGAGCGCTCTTCGGCGATGACACGGGGTGGGCCTGGGGCCTGTCCATCGTGTCCCTGGTGATTCTGATCCGTATCTGTCTGATCCCGCTGTTCGTCAAGCAGATCAAGTCGACGCGGAACATGCAGGTGCTCCAGCCGAAGATGAAGGCGATCCAGGAGCGCTACAAGAACGACAAGCAGCGTCAGTCCGAAGAGATGATGAAGCTGTACAAGGAGACGGGTACCAACCCGCTCTCCTCGTGCCTTCCCATCCTGGCGCAGTCCCCGTTCTTCTTCGCCCTGTATCACGTGCTCTCGGCCATCGCCTCGGGCAAGACGATCGGCGTCATCGACCAGCCGCTGCTGGACAGCGCCCGTCAGGCACACATCTTCGGCGCGCCGCTGGCCGCGAAGTTCATGGACAGCGAAGAGAAGGTCTCGGCCCTCGGCGCCTCCCTGACCGATGTCCGTGTCGTCACCGCGATCATGATCGTGATGATGTCCGCGTCGCAGTTCTTCACACAGCGACAGCTGATGACGAAGAACGTCGACCTCACGGTGAAGACCCCGTACATGCAGCAGCAGAAGATGCTGATGTACATCTTCCCGGTGATCTTCGCGGTCATGGGCATCAACTTCCCCGTCGGTGTCCTCGTCTACTGGCTGACCACGAACGTCTGGACCATGGGTCAGCAGATGTACGTGATCAACCAGAACCCGACTCCGGGCAGCAAGGCGCAGGACCAGTACCTGAACCGCGTGCTGAAGAGTGTGACCTCGCACGGTGAGGTACGTGGCCGGACCCGGCGTAACACGGTCAAGCGGATCGTCGCCAAGGGCCCCGACCGCAACGACATCGAGCGCAAGTTCATCACCGGTCTGGGCAAGCTCGGCCTCGCCGCCCAGGAGGACGGGACGGTGACGAAGAGCGAAGCAGCCGTTCTGGAGGCCGAGGGCGGTGCTGCGCCCAAGCGCCAGCAGCCCAAGCGTCAGACCAAGGCGAAGCGCCACACTGCTGCCACGCCTCCCGGTACGGCGAAGAGCTCCGGCTCCACGGACTCGGAAGCCAAGACGTCTCTGGAGAAGCAGGACGCCTCGCAGGACGACAAGCCGAAGTCGGCGGACAAGCCCGCCGCGTCCGGCTCCTCACGCCAAGCCAAGTCCGGACAGCGCAAGGGCCCGCAGCGGCCCAAGCACCCGTCCAAGAAGTAA
- the yidD gene encoding membrane protein insertion efficiency factor YidD, translated as MKYPLLALIKLYQWTISPLLGPVCRYYPSCSHYGYTAIDRHGAIKGTALTAWRILRCNPWSPGGVDYVAPRKRPRWHELLRTWVRGGKGGDSAADVPSGGSVSEPLSPATETSPKAQGA; from the coding sequence ATGAAGTACCCGCTGCTGGCTCTCATCAAGCTGTATCAGTGGACGATCAGCCCGCTTCTAGGGCCTGTCTGCCGTTACTACCCGTCGTGTTCCCACTATGGATATACGGCGATCGACCGGCACGGTGCGATCAAGGGAACAGCGCTGACCGCATGGCGCATCCTGCGTTGCAATCCGTGGTCACCCGGCGGCGTGGACTATGTAGCGCCACGCAAACGTCCGCGTTGGCACGAACTGCTGCGCACCTGGGTGCGTGGCGGCAAGGGCGGGGACTCCGCCGCCGATGTGCCTTCCGGGGGGTCGGTCTCCGAACCCCTGAGCCCGGCCACAGAGACCTCGCCCAAAGCTCAAGGAGCCTGA
- the rnpA gene encoding ribonuclease P protein component, which translates to MLPTENRLRRREDFAVAVRRGRRAGRPLLVVHLRSGATDPHVTGESAPPPRAGFVVSKAVGGAVVRTAVKRKLRHLVRDRLAQLPPGSLVVVRALPGSGDADHAQLAQDLDAALKRLLGGGAR; encoded by the coding sequence GTGCTGCCTACCGAGAATCGGCTGAGGCGGCGCGAGGACTTCGCGGTCGCTGTACGCCGGGGACGTCGGGCCGGACGCCCGCTTCTCGTCGTGCATCTACGCAGCGGTGCTACGGACCCGCACGTGACAGGGGAGAGTGCTCCCCCGCCGCGTGCGGGTTTCGTTGTCAGCAAAGCAGTGGGTGGAGCAGTCGTGCGCACGGCGGTGAAGCGGAAGCTTCGTCACCTTGTCCGCGATCGGCTTGCCCAGCTGCCCCCCGGTAGCCTTGTTGTCGTACGAGCGCTACCCGGATCGGGTGACGCCGACCATGCACAGCTGGCCCAAGACCTGGACGCCGCCCTTAAGCGGCTGCTGGGAGGGGGCGCGCGATGA
- the rpmH gene encoding 50S ribosomal protein L34 — MSKRTFQPNNRRRAKTHGFRLRMRTRAGRAILANRRGKGRANLSA, encoded by the coding sequence GTGAGCAAGCGCACCTTCCAGCCGAACAATCGTCGTCGCGCCAAGACCCATGGCTTCCGACTGCGTATGCGTACCCGTGCCGGCCGCGCGATTCTCGCGAACCGCCGTGGCAAGGGTCGCGCAAACCTGTCCGCCTGA
- the dnaA gene encoding chromosomal replication initiator protein DnaA — MADVPADLAAVWPRVLEQLLGEGQQGIEPKDKQWIERCQPLALVADTALLAVPNEWGKRVLEGRLAPLISETLTRECGRPIRIAITVDDSAGEPPAPPAPPMHQPPQGQQSHRYQGPRHDEPPRNDGYDSYGPRPSDDGMPTARPAYPDYQQHRPEPGAWPRAQEDLSWQPRHGGYQERDPYARPQQPQHDYRPQPPEHQGYEPQRDSRDRHDLQDQQPQHRQGPPGTGRAGGGPMGTQSAPPPGTGEPHARLNPKYLFDTFVIGASNRFAHAAAVAVAEAPAKAYNPLFIYGESGLGKTHLLHAIGHYARSLYPGTRVRYVSSEEFTNEFINSIRDGKGDTFRKRYRDVDILLVDDIQFLASKESTQEEFFHTFNTLHNANKQIVLSSDRPPKQLVTLEDRLRNRFEWGLTTDVQPPELETRIAILRKKAVQEQLNAPPEVLEFIASRISRNIRELEGALIRVTAFASLNRQPVDLGLTEIVLKDLIPGGEDSAPEITAPAIMAATADYFGLTVEDLCGSSRSRVLVTARQIAMYLCRELTDLSLPKIGAQFGGRDHTTVMHADRKIRALMAERRSIYNQVTELTNRIKNG, encoded by the coding sequence GTGGCTGATGTACCTGCCGATCTTGCCGCAGTGTGGCCGCGAGTGCTGGAGCAACTCCTCGGGGAGGGCCAGCAGGGCATCGAGCCGAAGGACAAGCAGTGGATCGAGCGCTGCCAGCCGCTGGCACTCGTCGCCGACACCGCGCTGCTGGCCGTACCCAACGAGTGGGGCAAGCGTGTCCTGGAGGGCCGGCTCGCACCGCTGATCAGCGAGACCCTCACCCGTGAGTGCGGGCGCCCGATCAGGATCGCAATCACCGTCGACGATTCGGCGGGCGAGCCTCCCGCCCCGCCGGCGCCCCCGATGCACCAGCCCCCCCAGGGGCAGCAGTCGCACCGCTACCAAGGACCGCGGCACGACGAGCCCCCGCGCAACGACGGGTACGACAGCTACGGCCCCCGGCCCTCCGACGACGGCATGCCCACGGCCCGCCCCGCCTACCCCGACTACCAGCAGCACCGCCCTGAGCCCGGCGCCTGGCCCCGAGCTCAGGAGGACCTCTCCTGGCAGCCCCGGCACGGCGGGTATCAGGAACGTGATCCCTACGCGCGCCCGCAGCAGCCGCAGCACGACTACCGTCCGCAGCCGCCCGAACACCAGGGCTACGAGCCGCAGCGGGACAGCCGGGACCGTCACGATCTGCAGGACCAGCAGCCCCAACACCGCCAGGGCCCTCCCGGCACCGGGAGGGCCGGCGGAGGCCCCATGGGCACCCAGTCCGCGCCACCGCCCGGAACCGGGGAACCGCACGCCCGACTGAACCCGAAGTACCTCTTCGACACCTTCGTCATCGGCGCCTCCAACCGCTTCGCGCACGCGGCGGCCGTCGCCGTCGCCGAGGCTCCCGCGAAGGCGTACAACCCCCTCTTCATCTACGGGGAGTCGGGACTGGGCAAGACCCACCTCCTGCACGCCATCGGGCACTACGCGCGGAGCCTCTACCCCGGCACCCGGGTGCGGTACGTGAGCTCCGAGGAGTTCACCAACGAGTTCATCAACTCGATCCGCGACGGAAAGGGAGACACCTTCCGCAAGCGGTACCGCGACGTGGACATCCTCCTGGTCGACGACATCCAGTTCCTGGCGAGCAAGGAGTCGACGCAGGAGGAGTTCTTCCACACCTTCAACACGCTCCACAACGCCAACAAGCAGATCGTCCTGTCCTCGGACCGTCCGCCCAAGCAGCTGGTGACGCTCGAGGACCGGCTGCGCAACCGGTTCGAGTGGGGCCTCACCACGGACGTCCAGCCGCCCGAGCTGGAGACCCGTATCGCGATCCTCCGCAAGAAGGCCGTGCAGGAACAGCTCAACGCCCCGCCGGAGGTGCTCGAGTTCATCGCCTCGCGGATCTCGCGCAACATCCGTGAGCTGGAGGGCGCTCTCATCCGTGTGACGGCCTTCGCGAGCCTGAACCGGCAGCCCGTGGACCTCGGTCTGACCGAGATCGTGCTCAAGGACCTGATCCCGGGCGGCGAGGACTCGGCTCCCGAGATCACCGCGCCGGCCATCATGGCGGCGACCGCGGACTACTTCGGGCTGACAGTGGAAGATCTCTGCGGATCCTCCCGCAGCCGCGTCCTGGTGACCGCGCGCCAGATCGCCATGTATCTCTGCCGCGAGCTGACGGATCTCTCCCTGCCCAAGATCGGTGCCCAGTTCGGCGGGCGCGACCACACCACGGTGATGCACGCCGACCGGAAGATCCGCGCGCTGATGGCGGAGAGGCGCTCCATCTACAACCAGGTCACCGAGCTCACCAACCGAATCAAGAACGGCTGA
- the dnaN gene encoding DNA polymerase III subunit beta, whose protein sequence is MKIRVERDVLAEAVAWVARSLPARPPAPVLAGLLLKAEDGALSFSSFDYEVSAKVSVDAEIEEDGTVLVSGRLLADICRALPNRPVEISTDGVRATVVCGSSRFTLHTLPVEEYPALPQMPTATGTVPGEVFASAAAQVAIAAGRDDTLPVLTGVRIEIEGDTVTLASTDRYRFAVREFLWKPENPDASAVALVPAKTLLDTAKALTSGDTVTLALSGSGAGEGLIGFEGAGRRTTTRLLEGDLPKYRTLFPTEFNSVAVIETAPFVEAVKRVALVAERNTPVRLSFEQGVLILEAGSSDDAQAVERVDAVLDGDDISIAFNPTFLLDGLSAIDSPVAQLSFTTSTKPALLSGRPAVDAEADDAYKYLIMPVRLSG, encoded by the coding sequence GTGAAGATCCGGGTGGAGCGCGATGTACTCGCGGAGGCGGTGGCCTGGGTGGCCCGTAGCCTCCCGGCCCGTCCGCCGGCGCCCGTTCTCGCGGGCCTTCTCCTGAAGGCTGAGGACGGAGCCCTCAGCTTCTCGAGCTTCGACTACGAGGTCTCGGCCAAGGTCTCGGTGGACGCCGAGATCGAGGAGGACGGGACGGTCCTCGTCTCCGGCCGCCTGCTCGCCGACATCTGCCGCGCCCTGCCGAACCGGCCGGTGGAGATTTCCACGGACGGTGTACGGGCCACGGTGGTCTGTGGCTCCTCCCGGTTCACACTCCACACACTGCCTGTGGAGGAGTACCCGGCGCTTCCCCAGATGCCGACGGCCACGGGCACCGTCCCCGGTGAGGTCTTCGCCTCCGCGGCGGCGCAGGTCGCCATCGCGGCCGGCCGCGACGACACCCTGCCCGTCCTGACCGGTGTCCGGATCGAGATCGAGGGCGACACCGTCACCCTCGCGTCGACCGACCGCTACCGCTTCGCCGTCCGTGAGTTCCTGTGGAAGCCGGAGAACCCCGACGCCTCGGCCGTCGCTCTGGTGCCCGCCAAGACCCTTCTGGACACGGCCAAGGCCCTGACCAGCGGCGACACTGTGACGCTGGCGCTGTCCGGCTCAGGTGCGGGCGAGGGGCTCATCGGTTTCGAGGGCGCCGGCCGCCGGACGACCACGCGGCTGCTCGAGGGTGACCTCCCGAAGTACCGGACGCTCTTCCCGACCGAGTTCAACTCGGTCGCGGTCATCGAGACCGCCCCGTTCGTCGAGGCCGTCAAGCGCGTGGCCCTCGTCGCCGAGCGCAACACCCCGGTGCGGCTCAGCTTCGAGCAGGGTGTGCTGATCCTCGAGGCCGGATCCAGCGACGACGCACAGGCTGTGGAGCGTGTCGACGCCGTGCTCGACGGCGACGACATCTCGATCGCCTTCAACCCGACCTTCCTGCTGGACGGGCTCAGCGCGATCGACTCCCCGGTCGCTCAGCTCTCCTTCACGACGTCGACCAAGCCCGCGCTGCTCAGCGGCCGGCCTGCCGTCGACGCCGAGGCGGACGACGCGTACAAGTACCTGATCATGCCGGTCCGCCTCTCCGGCTGA
- the gnd gene encoding phosphogluconate dehydrogenase (NAD(+)-dependent, decarboxylating), translating into MELGLVGLGKMGGNMRERIRRAGHTVIGYDRNPDVADVHSLEELVGKLKGPRVVWVMVPAGAATQSTIDELADLLSPGDVVVDGGNSRWTDDEKHAVELGIKDIGFVDCGVSGGVWGLENGYALMYGGTEENVAKVQPIFDALKPEGDFGSVHAGKVGAGHFAKMVHNGIEYAMMQAYAEGWELLEKVDSVTDVREVFRSWQEGTVIRSWLLDLAVNALDDDEHLDQLRGFAADSGEGRWTVEAAIDNAVPLPAITASLFARFASRQDDSPQMKMIAALRNQFGGHAVENKK; encoded by the coding sequence ATGGAGCTCGGTCTCGTCGGCCTCGGCAAGATGGGCGGCAACATGCGCGAGCGCATCCGCCGCGCAGGGCACACGGTCATCGGTTACGACCGCAACCCGGACGTCGCCGATGTCCACAGCCTCGAAGAGCTTGTGGGCAAGCTCAAGGGTCCGCGCGTCGTGTGGGTCATGGTCCCGGCGGGCGCCGCGACGCAGTCGACCATCGACGAGCTGGCCGATCTGCTGTCCCCGGGCGACGTCGTCGTGGACGGCGGCAACTCCCGCTGGACCGACGACGAGAAGCACGCGGTCGAGCTGGGCATCAAGGACATCGGCTTCGTCGACTGCGGTGTCTCCGGCGGTGTCTGGGGCCTCGAGAACGGCTACGCCCTGATGTACGGCGGCACCGAGGAGAACGTCGCCAAGGTCCAGCCGATCTTCGACGCCCTCAAGCCCGAGGGCGACTTCGGTTCCGTCCACGCGGGCAAGGTCGGCGCCGGCCACTTCGCCAAGATGGTTCACAACGGCATCGAGTACGCGATGATGCAGGCCTACGCCGAGGGCTGGGAGCTCCTGGAGAAGGTCGACTCGGTCACCGACGTGCGCGAGGTCTTCCGTTCCTGGCAGGAGGGCACGGTCATCCGTTCCTGGCTGCTCGACCTGGCGGTCAACGCGCTGGACGACGACGAGCACCTCGACCAGCTCCGTGGCTTCGCCGCGGACTCCGGCGAGGGCCGGTGGACGGTCGAGGCCGCCATCGACAACGCCGTGCCGCTGCCCGCGATCACCGCGTCCCTGTTCGCGCGCTTCGCGTCGCGGCAGGACGACTCGCCGCAGATGAAGATGATCGCCGCGCTGCGCAACCAGTTCGGCGGTCACGCGGTCGAGAACAAGAAGTAG
- the recF gene encoding DNA replication/repair protein RecF (All proteins in this family for which functions are known are DNA-binding proteins that assist the filamentation of RecA onto DNA for the initiation of recombination or recombinational repair.): MHVTHLSLADFRSYARVEVPLDPGVTAFVGANGQGKTNLVEAVGYLATLGSHRVSSDAPLVRMGAERAVVRAAVTQGERSQLIELELNPGRANRARINRSSQVRPRDVLGIVRTVLFAPEDLALVKGDPGERRRFLDELITARSPRMAGVRSDYERVLKQRNTLLKSAAMARRHGGRSMDLSTLDVWDQHLGRVGAELLAQRLDLIATLQPLADKAYADVAPGGGPVTLEYRSSVGSDVEPARTREELYEQVMAALVQARKQEIERGVTLVGPHRDDLVLGLRGMPAKGYASHGESWSYALALRLASYDLLRTEGNEPVLVLDDVFAELDARRRERLAELVAPGEQVLVTAAVDDDVPGVLAGARYAVSAGEVERL; encoded by the coding sequence ATGCACGTCACGCATCTCTCGCTGGCCGACTTCCGTTCGTACGCCCGGGTCGAGGTCCCTCTCGACCCGGGCGTCACCGCGTTCGTGGGGGCCAACGGCCAGGGGAAGACCAACCTCGTGGAGGCGGTCGGCTATCTCGCCACTCTCGGCAGCCACCGGGTGTCGTCCGACGCCCCCCTGGTGCGGATGGGCGCTGAGCGCGCTGTCGTAAGAGCCGCGGTCACCCAGGGCGAGCGGTCACAGCTGATCGAGCTCGAGCTCAACCCGGGCCGCGCGAATCGGGCCCGTATCAACAGGTCGTCGCAGGTCAGGCCGCGTGATGTCCTGGGGATAGTACGGACGGTGCTCTTCGCCCCGGAGGACCTGGCCCTGGTGAAGGGGGATCCGGGCGAGCGGCGGCGCTTTCTCGACGAGCTGATCACCGCGCGTTCCCCCCGGATGGCCGGGGTCCGCTCCGACTACGAGCGGGTGCTGAAGCAGCGCAACACCCTGCTGAAGTCCGCCGCCATGGCCCGCAGACACGGCGGCCGGTCGATGGACCTGTCCACGCTCGACGTCTGGGACCAGCATCTGGGCCGGGTGGGGGCGGAGCTGCTGGCGCAGCGGCTGGATCTCATCGCGACCTTGCAGCCGCTGGCGGACAAGGCGTACGCGGACGTCGCCCCGGGCGGCGGGCCCGTGACATTGGAGTACCGCAGCTCGGTCGGTTCCGACGTGGAGCCGGCGCGCACCCGCGAGGAGCTGTACGAGCAGGTGATGGCTGCTCTCGTCCAGGCGCGTAAGCAGGAGATCGAGCGAGGGGTGACCCTGGTCGGACCGCATCGTGACGACCTGGTGCTGGGGCTGCGCGGGATGCCGGCGAAGGGCTACGCGAGCCACGGCGAGTCCTGGTCGTACGCCCTGGCGCTGAGGCTGGCCTCGTACGATCTGCTCCGCACGGAGGGCAACGAGCCCGTTCTGGTGCTCGACGACGTGTTCGCCGAGCTGGACGCGCGCCGGCGCGAGCGGCTGGCGGAGTTGGTTGCCCCTGGCGAGCAGGTGCTGGTGACGGCGGCTGTGGACGACGACGTCCCGGGTGTGCTCGCCGGAGCGCGGTACGCGGTCTCCGCCGGGGAGGTGGAGCGGCTGTGA
- a CDS encoding DUF721 domain-containing protein has translation MSGEDGAQQGPAKQPEVSGVDLARVALRAAKEQARARGAAAQQKNQARRGGGLRSGARSDGRDPLALGSAINRLITERGWETPAAVGGVMGRWPQIVGDDLANHCVPVRYDEDPAERVLTVQCDSTAWATQLRLLAPQLVARLNTDLGHGTVRMIKVLGPGGPQRRFGPLRTPGSRGPGDTYG, from the coding sequence GTGAGCGGTGAGGACGGCGCTCAGCAGGGCCCGGCGAAGCAGCCGGAGGTCTCGGGTGTGGATCTGGCGCGTGTGGCATTGCGTGCCGCCAAGGAGCAGGCCCGTGCCCGGGGCGCGGCAGCGCAGCAGAAGAACCAGGCCAGACGCGGGGGCGGTCTGCGATCGGGTGCCCGGTCCGACGGCCGCGATCCGCTGGCCCTGGGCTCGGCCATCAACCGGCTGATCACCGAGCGGGGCTGGGAGACCCCGGCGGCCGTCGGCGGTGTGATGGGCAGATGGCCGCAGATCGTCGGTGACGACCTGGCCAATCACTGCGTGCCCGTGCGGTACGACGAGGATCCGGCCGAGCGGGTTCTGACCGTGCAATGCGATTCGACGGCCTGGGCGACGCAGCTCCGGCTGCTCGCGCCGCAACTGGTGGCCCGGCTGAACACGGATCTGGGGCACGGCACCGTGCGGATGATCAAGGTTCTCGGTCCGGGCGGTCCGCAGCGCAGATTCGGCCCTCTCCGTACTCCGGGGAGCAGAGGACCCGGCGACACCTACGGCTGA